One Felis catus isolate Fca126 chromosome D1, F.catus_Fca126_mat1.0, whole genome shotgun sequence DNA segment encodes these proteins:
- the MMP10 gene encoding stromelysin-2, with protein MKHPAILVLFCLPVCSAYPLNGAVREKDLSTDLVQQYLENYYDLAKDVKQFVRRRHSGPVVKKIREMQKFLGLEVTGKLDPDTLEMIRKPRCGVPDVGQFTTFPGLPKWRKTHLTYRIVNYTLDLPREAVDSAFEKALKAWEEVTPLTFSKIYEGEADTMIFFAVREHGDFIPFDGSGNVLAHAYPPGPGLDGDVHFDDDELWREDKSGTNLFLVAAHEFGHSLGLYHSADPTALMYPVYNPRTDLTRFRLAQDDVNGIQSLYGPPPTSSPDGPAVPTESVPPEPGTPATCDPALSFDAVSSLRGEILFFKDRYFWRRSRWNLEPEFHLISTFWPSLPSGLDAAYEVNNKDTVFVFKGNHFWAIRGTEVQAGYPKDIHTLGFPPALGKIDAAVSDEEKKKTYFFVEDKYWRFDENSQSMEQGFPRLIADDFPGVGPKVDAVFQEFGFFYFFRGPLQFEFDPNARMVTHVLKSNNWLYC; from the exons ATGAAGCATCCTGCAATCCTTGTGCTGTTTTGTCTGCCAGTCTGCTCTGCTTACCCACTGAATGGAGCAGTGAGGGAAAAGGACCTGAGCACGGATCTTGTCCAG CAATACCTGGAGAACTACTATGACCTCGCAAAGGATGTGAAACAGTTCGTCAGAAGAAGGCACAGCGGACCTGTCGTTAAAAAAATCCGAGAAATGCAGAAGTTCCTCGGGTTGGAGGTGACGGGGAAGCTGGACCCTGACACTCTGGAGATGATACGCAAGCCCAGGTGCGGCGTTCCCGACGTGGGCCAGTTCACCACCTTCCCTGGCCTGCCGAAGTGGAGGAAAACGCACCTCACCTACAG gattgTGAATTATACACTGGATTTGCCGAGAGAGGCTGTTGACTCTGCCTTTGAGAAGGCTCTGAAAGCCTGGGAGGAGGTGACACCACTTACTTTCTCCAAGATTTACGAAGGAGAGGCTGACACAATGATCTTTTTTGCAgttagag aACATGGAGACTTTATCCCTTTTGATGGATCAGGAAACGTTTTGGCTCATGCCTATCCACCTGGCCCTGGTTTAGATGGAGATGTTCACTTTGATGATGACGAGCTGTGGAGGGAGGATAAATCAG GAACCAACTTATTCCTCGTTGCTGCTCATGAATTCGGCCATTCCCTGGGTCTCTATCACTCGGCCGACCCCACAGCTTTGATGTATCCCGTCTACAACCCACGCACAGACCTGACCCGCTTCCGCCTTGCCCAAGATGATGTGAACGGCATCCAGTCCCTGTATG GACCTCCCCCTACGTCATCCCCTGATGGCCCCGCGGTGCCCACGGAATCTGTGCCTCCAGAACCTGGGACACCAGCCACGTGCGATCCTGCTTTGTCCTTCGATGCCGTCagctctctgaggggagaaatcCTGTTCTTTAAAGACAG atatttttggCGTAGATCTCGCTGGAACCTTGAACCTGAATTTCATTTGATTTCTACATTTTGGCCCTCCCTCCCATCAGGCTTGGATGCTGCCTATGAAGTTAATAACAAGGATACCGTCTTTGTGTTTAAAG gaaatcacTTCTGGGCCATCAGAGGAACTGAGGTACAAGCAGGTTATCCAAAAGACATCCACACCCTGGGTTTTCCTCCAGCCTTGGGAAAAATAGATGCCGCTGTTTCTgatgaggaaaagaagaaaacgtACTTCTTTGTAGAGGACAAATACTGGCG ATTTGATGAAAATAGCCAGTCCATGGAGCAAGGCTTCCCCAGACTAATAGCTGATGACTTTCCAGGAGTTGGGCCGAAGGTTGATGCTGTATTTCAGGAATTTG gatttttctatttcttcagagGACCGTTACAGTTTGAGTTTGACCCGAATGCCAGGATGGTGACACATGTATTGAAGAGTAACAACTGGTTATATTGTTAA